The genomic interval GCCTGCACGGCCCTCACGGCCCCTCCGCCGCCGGGGAAAGGCGGCCCAGCAGCTGCCGCAGCGTCCTCCGTTCGTCGGGCGTCAGCTGGCCCAGCAGGGCTTCCTCGTGCGCGACGTGGGCGAGGAGCAGTTCGTCCACCGCCGCTCGTCCTGCGGCGCTCAGGGCGGCGCGGACCGTTCTGCGGTCCCCGGGGTCCGGGTGTCTCGTCACCCACCCCCGGCGCTCCAGACCGTCCACCCGCTTGGTCACGGCGGGCGGGGTGACGGCCATCCGGTGCGCGAGGTCACCCAGGGTCAGGCCCTCCGGCGGAGCCGAGCGGCGCAGGGTCGCCAGCACGTCAAAGGCCGAGGGGGTCAGGTCGTACCCAGCGAAAAAGGCCTCCAGAGCGCCCTGAAGCAGCTGACTGGTCCGCTGCACGGCGATCACGGTGAGCATCGGTTCGGGATTCACGTCCGGACGAGCTGCCTGCCAGTCGCGTTCGATCCGCTCCAGCAGCTCGGCGGTCTTCATGCTTCCCCTTCCGGGCGCGCGGCCGCCCGGTGCCGGTCCCAGGCGAGCAGCGCGACCGCCCCGGCCAGCAGCCCCGCGCTGAGGGCCGCGCCGGGAGAGGGCGCCTGCCGCGCCTGACCCAGCCACCCCAGGGCCGGCAGGATCAGCGCGGCGAGCAGTTGCCCCAGGGTCGCGGCCACCGTGCCGACCCCGACCCCCAGCCGCGCGGCTCCCATCAGGCTGAGGGTCACGTAGGCGGCGCCCAGCAGGCCGCCCGTCAGCGTCCACCCGGGCGGCCACCCCGCAGGGCGCGTGCCGTCCACGCCCAGCAGCCACAGCCCGCCCAGCAGGCCCCCGCCCACCAGGAAGG from Deinococcus budaensis carries:
- a CDS encoding DMT family transporter, which codes for MNLALLLGTLGAGLGLAAGLAFNVRLARALGTPLAATLVTFLVGGGLLGGLWLLGVDGTRPAGWPPGWTLTGGLLGAAYVTLSLMGAARLGVGVGTVAATLGQLLAALILPALGWLGQARQAPSPGAALSAGLLAGAVALLAWDRHRAAARPEGEA
- a CDS encoding MarR family winged helix-turn-helix transcriptional regulator, encoding MKTAELLERIERDWQAARPDVNPEPMLTVIAVQRTSQLLQGALEAFFAGYDLTPSAFDVLATLRRSAPPEGLTLGDLAHRMAVTPPAVTKRVDGLERRGWVTRHPDPGDRRTVRAALSAAGRAAVDELLLAHVAHEEALLGQLTPDERRTLRQLLGRLSPAAEGP